The genomic segment GAGCACCGCCAGACCCTGGTCGTGGTACATGGCCACCTGGGCATGGGAGCCCTCCAGCACCCGGCGGGTGAACAGGGTGTCCGCCGGCAGGGGACCCACCAGGTCCAGGCCTTCGGCCCGCAGGGCCTCGATCACCGGGGCGATGGTGTCGATCTCCTCCCGCCCCAGATGACCACCTTCGCCGGCATGGGGATTGAGCCCGGCCACCAGGATGCGGGGCCGGGGAATACCGAATTTGACGCGCAGGTCGGCATCGACGATGCGCAGCGTCGTGGCCAGCTCTTCCCGGGTGATGGCGGCGGGCACGTCCTTCAGGGCCAGGTGGGTGGTGGCCAGGGCCACCCGCAGGCCGCCCCCGGCCAGCATCATCACCACCCGGGGGGTGCCGGTCTTCTCGGCCAGGTACTCGGTGTGGCCGGTGAAGGGAATGCCGGCATCGTTGATCACGCCCTTATGCACCGGGGCGGTGACCATGGCGGCGAACTCATTGGACTGGCAGCCAGCCAGGGCCCGGTCCAGGATATCCAGCACATAGGGGGCGTTGGCCGGGGCCAATCGACCCGGGGTACAGGGCGCCCGCAGGGGCACATGAATAATGTCCAATCCCTCGGTGGAGCGCCCCAGTTGCCGCGCCCTGCTCTCGATCAGACCCCGGTCTCCCAGCACCACCACCCGCACCGGCCAGTCGTCGCCAACCAGGGCCAGGCAGATGTCCGGGCCTATGCCCGCCGGTTCACCGCTGGTAACCGCGATCACGGGCCGGCGCTCGGCGCCGCTCACTTGTCCTCCAGGCGATACTCGACGTAGGCCCGGTCCCGCAACTGGCGCACCCAGTCCTGATAGGCCTCCTCGGCCTTGCGCTCGCGCAGGGCCTGGCGCGCCAGCAGGCGCTTGCGCTCTGCCGAGCCCTCGTCGACGCGCCGCTCCTGAACCTGGATCAGGTGCCAGCCAAAGGGCGACTGCACCAGATCACTGACCTGACCGATGGCCAGGCTGTCCATGGCCCGCTCGAACTCGGGCACGGTATCCCCCTGATTGAGCCAGCCCAGGTCGCCTCCCTTGGC from the Denitratisoma oestradiolicum genome contains:
- the pdxA gene encoding 4-hydroxythreonine-4-phosphate dehydrogenase PdxA — encoded protein: MSGAERRPVIAVTSGEPAGIGPDICLALVGDDWPVRVVVLGDRGLIESRARQLGRSTEGLDIIHVPLRAPCTPGRLAPANAPYVLDILDRALAGCQSNEFAAMVTAPVHKGVINDAGIPFTGHTEYLAEKTGTPRVVMMLAGGGLRVALATTHLALKDVPAAITREELATTLRIVDADLRVKFGIPRPRILVAGLNPHAGEGGHLGREEIDTIAPVIEALRAEGLDLVGPLPADTLFTRRVLEGSHAQVAMYHDQGLAVLKYVAFADGVNITLGLPVLRTSVDHGTALDLAGTGKADPGSLFAAVGMAAEIVARG